In one Thermosipho ferrireducens genomic region, the following are encoded:
- a CDS encoding ABC transporter substrate-binding protein, whose protein sequence is MKRSVQMFLLILLIVATLSFGVTIIDDAGRLVEIPSVPGKVVSAAPSATRFLLSLGLENKIVGVTDWDMFQSEKIGNLVPLNIEKIYSLNPDLVITFGGFQLPEVKKLEKAGLKVVVLNPVTLNDIVKDITLLGGIFGISDKASRLADNVRNEIVNMGIKTSKIPLEKRPTVFFTVTPPDDNVKELWTAGMGSYINELITIAGGVNIVAPYTGNNGWLPVDWEFLVYKNPDIIIIASYGDPQKTLNNIKNSKIFGSLKAVRKGKVYIVNGNEISQISPETVKYLKKFYNFFYGGN, encoded by the coding sequence ATGAAAAGGTCTGTTCAAATGTTTCTATTGATTCTGTTGATTGTAGCAACTCTTAGTTTTGGTGTTACTATCATTGACGATGCTGGAAGATTGGTGGAAATTCCATCGGTTCCAGGTAAAGTAGTTAGTGCTGCTCCAAGTGCTACGAGATTCCTTTTATCTCTTGGATTGGAAAATAAAATTGTGGGCGTAACAGACTGGGATATGTTTCAATCGGAGAAGATAGGGAATCTGGTACCTTTGAATATAGAAAAGATTTATTCTTTAAATCCTGATCTGGTGATTACTTTTGGTGGATTTCAACTTCCAGAGGTTAAGAAACTTGAAAAAGCGGGATTAAAGGTTGTTGTTTTGAATCCGGTAACGCTCAATGATATAGTAAAAGACATAACTCTATTAGGAGGAATATTTGGAATAAGTGATAAAGCGTCCAGACTCGCAGATAATGTAAGAAATGAAATTGTAAATATGGGAATAAAAACTTCTAAAATACCCCTGGAAAAAAGACCAACTGTTTTCTTCACAGTAACTCCTCCAGATGATAACGTTAAAGAATTATGGACAGCTGGTATGGGTTCGTACATAAACGAATTAATAACAATAGCTGGTGGGGTAAACATTGTGGCTCCGTATACGGGAAATAATGGATGGCTTCCAGTAGATTGGGAATTTCTTGTTTATAAAAATCCAGATATAATAATTATTGCTTCATACGGAGATCCGCAAAAAACTTTGAATAATATAAAAAACAGCAAGATTTTTGGTTCGCTCAAAGCTGTGAGGAAAGGGAAAGTTTACATAGTGAATGGAAATGAAATAAGTCAGATAAGTCCTGAAACAGTCAAATATCTTAAAAAATTCTACAACTTCTTTTATGGGGGCAATTAA
- a CDS encoding FecCD family ABC transporter permease, translated as MFVLTILINISLGSVRIEFKDIFTSIFEDSNIHFLIWRLRFPRVLMSIITGSALAIVGSVFQSIMKNPLVDPYLIGTSAGAGFGAVMALYLISSLNVSVSVPIFSFVFALLASLLTIALARKKDVIPITHLILSGVLISTVFSSGTILLINFSHRSLTNVYVWLFGSLSGITYEDLLFPFLVTILFLLFAYIKNGELDAMALGEDEAKILGVEVEKLKWILYIFGSFTISVIVSKTGIIGFVGLIIPHASRLVVGSRHKYNLIGSAIIGGIFLSFADTISRTVVAPIEIPVGVITSFVGAPLMFILLKRGGKG; from the coding sequence TTGTTCGTATTAACAATTTTGATTAATATTTCTCTTGGAAGTGTGAGAATAGAATTTAAAGATATTTTTACTTCAATATTTGAAGACTCTAATATTCATTTCTTAATATGGAGATTAAGATTTCCCAGGGTATTAATGTCAATAATTACTGGAAGTGCTCTTGCTATTGTTGGAAGTGTATTTCAGAGTATTATGAAAAATCCCCTGGTTGATCCATATTTAATTGGAACATCCGCAGGAGCTGGATTTGGTGCAGTTATGGCATTATATCTTATTTCAAGTTTGAATGTTTCTGTAAGTGTGCCTATTTTCAGTTTTGTTTTTGCCCTTTTAGCATCTCTTTTAACAATAGCTCTGGCCAGAAAAAAAGATGTAATACCTATAACACATTTGATTTTGTCTGGGGTATTAATTAGTACAGTCTTTTCTTCTGGAACTATTTTGTTGATAAATTTTTCTCATAGATCGTTAACAAATGTTTATGTATGGCTTTTTGGAAGTCTCTCAGGAATTACTTATGAGGATTTGCTTTTTCCGTTTTTAGTGACAATATTATTTTTACTTTTTGCATATATTAAGAATGGCGAGCTGGATGCCATGGCATTGGGAGAGGATGAAGCTAAAATTTTAGGTGTTGAAGTTGAAAAACTAAAATGGATTTTATACATATTCGGATCATTTACAATCTCTGTAATAGTTTCGAAAACTGGTATAATAGGATTTGTGGGGCTTATTATCCCACATGCTTCGCGACTTGTGGTTGGTTCAAGGCATAAATACAATTTAATAGGTAGTGCTATAATAGGTGGCATATTTTTATCATTTGCAGATACCATTTCAAGAACGGTGGTTGCGCCAATAGAAATACCGGTGGGTGTTATTACATCCTTTGTTGGAGCACCATTAATGTTTATCCTTTTAAAAAGAGGTGGGAAAGGTTGA
- a CDS encoding HAD-IIA family hydrolase yields the protein MKFLSKDARRKLKDIELFVLDIDGTFSISGKFFEGSLKFAVNVERKSKKFVFLTNNSNKSLEEYLEEFEKNGLFLDSEQVFTAGIETAEYLYEKFGSKKIYIVGTSAIKDIFERAGHKVVEHDPEIVVVTFDKSLNYEKLAKASTFVSQGKLFVITNPDLNCPSRDGPVPDTGAIASVIVQTTGRKPDIVFGKPEPLILEMVMKKFNVQKHKTCVVGDRLYTDILLGIRAEVLTILVLTGEAKEEDVHRLGITPDIIANDIGEIADFLGDSE from the coding sequence TTGAAATTCCTTTCAAAAGACGCTAGAAGAAAATTAAAGGATATAGAATTATTTGTACTTGATATAGATGGAACCTTTTCTATAAGTGGAAAATTTTTTGAAGGTTCTTTAAAATTTGCTGTTAATGTAGAGAGAAAAAGTAAAAAGTTTGTTTTTTTGACAAATAATTCCAATAAATCGCTGGAAGAGTATCTCGAAGAGTTTGAGAAAAACGGACTATTTCTTGATTCTGAACAGGTGTTTACTGCAGGAATTGAGACGGCTGAATATTTGTACGAAAAATTTGGAAGTAAAAAAATTTATATTGTTGGCACATCTGCTATCAAAGATATATTTGAAAGAGCGGGACATAAAGTAGTAGAACACGATCCAGAAATAGTAGTTGTTACTTTCGATAAATCGTTAAATTACGAGAAACTTGCAAAAGCTTCTACATTTGTCTCACAGGGAAAGCTTTTTGTAATTACGAATCCAGATTTAAATTGTCCATCCAGAGATGGTCCCGTGCCTGATACAGGGGCTATAGCAAGTGTTATTGTGCAAACAACTGGTAGAAAACCAGATATTGTTTTCGGAAAACCTGAACCGCTTATACTTGAGATGGTTATGAAAAAGTTCAATGTGCAAAAGCATAAAACATGCGTAGTGGGCGATAGGTTATACACTGATATTCTTCTTGGTATTCGTGCAGAAGTTCTAACAATTTTGGTACTTACAGGCGAAGCTAAAGAAGAGGATGTTCATAGATTGGGGATAACGCCGGACATAATTGCTAACGATATAGGTGAAATAGCAGATTTTTTGGGTGATAGTGAATGA
- a CDS encoding sigma-70 family RNA polymerase sigma factor, translated as MIKYNLRGKRTEKLIELAQSGLKEALDLIIERYYPMVLKISSNYYAPWAEFEDIVQNGLIGLIKAVFYFDFEKSSFNSFAWRSIESEVQTFITYLNRKKNKILSDSASIDNFQEDSSEQSEYLLPDTNVNVVHTAFLEIVKETIINHLKDIEIDIFEMWLLGYSYKEIEKELGVNFKKIDNTIQKIKRVARTKVDRFILNFVFQK; from the coding sequence ATGATAAAATATAATTTAAGAGGAAAAAGGACCGAGAAGCTGATTGAACTTGCCCAGAGTGGATTAAAAGAGGCTCTTGATTTAATAATAGAAAGATATTATCCTATGGTTTTGAAAATATCTTCCAATTATTATGCCCCATGGGCAGAGTTTGAGGACATAGTTCAAAATGGTCTAATAGGACTTATAAAAGCTGTTTTTTACTTTGATTTTGAAAAAAGCTCATTTAATTCATTTGCATGGAGAAGTATTGAAAGCGAAGTGCAAACTTTTATTACATATCTTAATAGAAAAAAGAATAAAATACTTTCAGACTCTGCAAGTATAGATAATTTTCAGGAAGACAGTTCTGAACAATCAGAATATTTACTTCCAGATACCAACGTAAATGTTGTTCACACAGCGTTTCTGGAAATTGTTAAAGAAACTATAATAAACCATTTGAAAGATATTGAAATAGATATTTTTGAAATGTGGTTATTGGGATATTCATACAAGGAGATAGAAAAGGAATTAGGAGTAAATTTTAAGAAGATAGATAATACTATTCAAAAAATAAAAAGAGTAGCAAGAACAAAAGTAGATAGATTTATTTTAAATTTTGTTTTTCAAAAATAG
- a CDS encoding transposase, producing MRRRNIKKIFKLIQKFYKNILPQLPQKSTNRGRPRKYSDVLILSLAVLKELLGLSFRETLEIGTMYFNKVPSLRDFHYRVLQLEEIIKHLINFIHNTLQCEIESIIVDGTGIGFKKHTTLNWMRGTYVRQIKNHVRCEVVLTKGKYKLFQYVEVGKAYSSEIKLLKKLLKKIELKGKKFIADKLYDVKWLREYLKKRGIKEVIKIRKGAIGRKEVDYEEYKERNEIEGLFGNIKTKLGGYVYAYRDDMARIQALIKFLLYNLYVAYIFLFTKLCIDITNFIENHIKIYKFYIIPCKIR from the coding sequence ATGAGAAGAAGAAACATAAAGAAGATATTCAAACTTATCCAAAAATTCTACAAAAATATTTTACCACAACTTCCCCAAAAATCTACCAATAGGGGGAGGCCTAGGAAATATTCAGATGTATTAATACTTTCATTAGCAGTTCTTAAAGAACTGTTGGGACTTTCATTCAGAGAGACATTAGAAATAGGTACAATGTACTTTAACAAAGTTCCATCACTCAGGGACTTTCATTACAGGGTTCTTCAATTAGAAGAGATTATAAAACATCTTATAAACTTCATACACAACACACTTCAGTGTGAGATAGAGAGTATTATAGTAGACGGTACAGGAATAGGGTTTAAGAAACATACTACCTTGAACTGGATGAGAGGTACATATGTACGACAGATAAAGAACCACGTTAGATGTGAAGTAGTGTTAACAAAAGGAAAATACAAACTTTTTCAGTATGTGGAAGTGGGAAAAGCTTATTCAAGTGAAATAAAACTTCTAAAAAAACTATTGAAAAAGATAGAACTCAAGGGAAAGAAATTCATAGCAGACAAGTTGTACGATGTTAAATGGTTGAGGGAGTATCTGAAAAAAAGAGGAATAAAAGAGGTAATAAAAATAAGAAAAGGAGCAATAGGCAGGAAAGAAGTAGATTATGAAGAATACAAAGAAAGGAACGAAATAGAAGGACTATTTGGAAACATAAAAACAAAACTTGGGGGATATGTATACGCCTACAGAGATGACATGGCAAGGATACAGGCACTAATAAAGTTTTTATTGTACAACCTGTATGTGGCATATATTTTTCTTTTTACAAAGCTATGTATTGATATTACAAATTTCATAGAAAATCATATAAAAATATACAAATTTTATATAATTCCATGTAAAATTAGATAA
- the pfkA gene encoding 6-phosphofructokinase yields MKRIAVMTSGGDAPGMNAAVRAVVRYAVNKGLEIYGIRRGYAGLLDEDFIPLNFASVGGIMEKGGTVLRSSRCPEFVRKETRAEAASILKKHNIEGLIVIGGEGSLHGAMFLEEEQKVPVVGIPGTIDNDIAMTDMSIGVDTCLNTVVDAIQKLKDTASSHERAFIVEVMGRTSGYIATVSGLVTGAEAVVIPEVPVNYEALANKILRERERGKINCIVVVAEGAASAYTVARHLEHRIGYETRITILGHIQRGGSPTAFDRLLASRMGVAAVENLTRGQSFVMMALQGGKIVPVKLDEVLKQKKGLNMELVELAALLS; encoded by the coding sequence ATGAAAAGAATAGCGGTTATGACAAGTGGTGGAGATGCCCCTGGTATGAATGCAGCAGTAAGGGCAGTTGTAAGATACGCTGTTAACAAAGGACTGGAGATTTATGGAATTAGAAGAGGGTACGCGGGATTGCTTGACGAGGATTTTATTCCATTGAATTTTGCGTCTGTTGGGGGAATAATGGAAAAAGGAGGAACAGTTTTAAGGAGTAGTAGATGTCCTGAATTTGTTAGAAAAGAGACAAGAGCCGAGGCTGCAAGCATATTAAAGAAGCATAATATAGAGGGATTGATAGTCATTGGGGGAGAAGGTAGTTTACATGGAGCAATGTTTTTAGAAGAAGAGCAGAAAGTTCCCGTTGTTGGTATTCCGGGTACTATTGATAATGACATAGCAATGACAGATATGAGTATAGGTGTAGATACGTGTTTAAATACAGTAGTTGATGCTATTCAGAAACTAAAAGATACAGCATCTTCACATGAAAGGGCTTTTATTGTTGAGGTAATGGGAAGAACATCAGGATACATTGCAACTGTATCGGGGCTTGTAACTGGCGCGGAAGCTGTTGTAATCCCAGAAGTTCCAGTTAATTACGAGGCACTTGCTAATAAAATTTTAAGAGAGAGAGAAAGAGGGAAAATAAATTGTATAGTCGTTGTTGCAGAAGGCGCAGCAAGTGCATATACGGTTGCAAGACATCTTGAACACAGAATAGGTTACGAAACACGTATAACCATTCTTGGTCACATTCAAAGAGGAGGTTCGCCTACAGCCTTTGATAGACTACTTGCTTCTCGAATGGGAGTCGCTGCTGTTGAAAATTTAACTCGAGGACAAAGTTTTGTTATGATGGCTTTGCAGGGAGGAAAAATAGTCCCGGTAAAACTTGATGAAGTGTTGAAACAGAAAAAAGGTTTAAACATGGAGCTTGTAGAACTTGCGGCTCTATTGTCATGA
- a CDS encoding amidohydrolase gives MSIRIKNAKVWNGRNFEKKDLYINSEGIFVSFLKEEEIRKSIDLESFYVFPGFVDSHAHVLGVGIKKLIKNLEGDFVNEILKTEESIIVGRGWSKLPDNINKLLDFDRPVILIRRCGHVAWINNKAKNLLKLKENMIFENELEKIWSLLPEDFYEYAFKLGEKQFLKSGVTCVHSDDFHGISFETLKKLLSRSEIRIYEKLYTDRPWDYEYGNYGISEIFGIKIFADGSLGGKTAFLSKPYKGSENSGVNTLPHNFSKIIDFADRNGLQVCVHAIGDQAVTEVLNAFGRSYGHRIIHAQIIKKADFERLKNFVFSIQPHFYFEDLPLLENIQDGEYLLYPFFEMYRKNIDIAFSTDSPVSPENPWYVIQSAVKMGFSLEDSIKLYTEHGGKIIDKPIGKISPGYYADFVVYEKQFYSTPKAVFVGGKQVFGEKL, from the coding sequence ATGAGTATCAGAATAAAGAACGCAAAAGTTTGGAACGGAAGAAATTTTGAGAAAAAAGATTTATATATAAATTCTGAAGGGATTTTTGTAAGTTTCCTGAAAGAAGAAGAAATCAGGAAAAGTATTGATCTGGAAAGTTTTTATGTTTTTCCAGGGTTTGTAGATTCTCATGCACATGTTTTGGGTGTGGGGATAAAAAAACTTATAAAAAATCTGGAAGGGGATTTTGTAAATGAAATTTTAAAAACAGAAGAATCAATAATAGTGGGTCGTGGATGGTCAAAATTACCAGATAATATTAATAAGTTATTGGATTTTGATAGACCAGTTATTCTTATAAGAAGATGCGGACATGTTGCGTGGATTAATAATAAGGCAAAAAATCTTCTAAAGTTGAAAGAAAACATGATTTTTGAAAATGAGTTAGAAAAAATATGGAGTTTATTACCGGAGGATTTCTATGAGTATGCTTTTAAACTTGGAGAGAAACAATTTTTAAAGAGTGGGGTTACATGTGTTCATTCAGACGATTTTCATGGAATATCTTTTGAAACTTTAAAAAAGTTGTTATCACGTAGTGAAATAAGAATTTATGAGAAATTGTACACAGACAGACCCTGGGATTATGAATATGGAAATTATGGAATTTCTGAGATATTTGGAATAAAAATATTTGCAGATGGTTCATTGGGTGGAAAAACTGCTTTCCTTTCAAAACCATATAAAGGTTCTGAAAATAGTGGGGTCAATACTTTACCACATAATTTTAGTAAAATAATAGATTTTGCTGATAGAAATGGGTTACAGGTTTGTGTTCATGCGATTGGAGATCAGGCAGTAACAGAAGTTCTTAACGCTTTTGGAAGAAGTTATGGTCATAGAATAATACACGCGCAAATAATAAAGAAAGCCGACTTTGAAAGATTAAAAAACTTTGTATTTTCTATTCAGCCTCATTTTTATTTTGAAGATTTACCGTTGCTTGAGAATATCCAGGATGGTGAGTATTTGTTATACCCTTTTTTCGAAATGTATAGAAAAAATATAGATATAGCTTTTTCAACAGATTCACCTGTTTCACCAGAAAATCCCTGGTATGTTATTCAGTCGGCGGTGAAAATGGGATTTTCATTAGAAGATTCTATAAAACTTTATACCGAGCACGGTGGAAAAATTATCGATAAACCTATTGGAAAAATTTCACCTGGTTATTATGCAGATTTTGTAGTTTATGAAAAGCAATTTTATAGTACTCCTAAAGCAGTTTTTGTAGGAGGAAAGCAGGTTTTTGGTGAGAAATTATAA
- a CDS encoding ArsB/NhaD family transporter, whose product MSVDAIIALFVFVVVYYLIISEKIHRSIAVVLGAFTLTFFGVFEDPEYLFKNYVDFDTIFLLIGMMLLVSTIKSVGFFEYIAAKVIKLSRGSLISTYMLLIISVAVFSAFVDNVTTIMIFIPITLAITDIAGTNPVPFIIAEVLSSNIGGTATLIGDPPNILIGNAARFSFNDFLVNTGPAALVTLFVVLIFLLLIQFSKLKKHVKFEINFVNISRSNLLKSYAILLITLLLFVFQEFLGIHSSVIAFGMGFISVLILDPKNLEKHFMEIEWGTIFFFIGLFIITGALEDTGILSTVANILSNNLGDSPRMFGIVLMIASFFISGFFDNIPFTATMLPVIKMLPEINVNLTNLTPFWWGLSLGVCFGGNLTPIGASANIVAITMVSKYSNSKITFKDYMKLAIIPSLISLVISIVYVELRYF is encoded by the coding sequence ATGTCGGTTGATGCAATAATAGCTTTATTTGTTTTTGTTGTAGTTTATTATCTTATTATTTCTGAAAAGATTCATAGATCAATTGCTGTGGTGCTGGGAGCTTTTACATTAACTTTTTTTGGAGTCTTTGAAGATCCAGAGTATTTGTTTAAAAATTATGTGGATTTTGATACTATATTTTTATTAATAGGAATGATGTTGCTTGTTTCCACAATTAAAAGTGTTGGTTTTTTTGAATATATCGCTGCAAAAGTAATTAAACTTTCAAGAGGATCTTTGATAAGTACTTACATGCTTTTGATTATTTCTGTGGCAGTCTTTTCAGCATTTGTTGATAATGTAACAACTATTATGATTTTTATTCCAATAACGCTTGCAATTACGGATATTGCAGGAACAAATCCAGTTCCTTTTATTATAGCTGAAGTTTTAAGTTCTAATATTGGGGGGACAGCTACCCTCATAGGAGACCCTCCTAATATTCTTATTGGTAATGCTGCACGATTTAGTTTTAATGATTTTCTTGTAAACACAGGTCCAGCTGCTCTTGTAACATTATTTGTCGTTCTTATATTTTTGCTTTTAATTCAGTTTTCGAAACTAAAAAAACATGTAAAGTTTGAAATAAATTTTGTGAATATTTCCAGGTCAAATCTTTTAAAATCTTATGCGATCCTTTTAATTACGTTATTATTATTTGTTTTCCAGGAATTTCTTGGAATACACAGTTCTGTAATTGCCTTTGGAATGGGATTTATTTCAGTGTTGATTCTGGATCCCAAAAACCTTGAAAAACATTTCATGGAAATTGAGTGGGGGACCATATTTTTCTTTATAGGACTTTTTATCATAACAGGTGCTCTTGAAGATACGGGAATACTTTCAACAGTTGCAAATATTTTAAGTAATAATCTTGGAGATTCTCCAAGAATGTTTGGAATAGTTTTAATGATAGCTTCGTTTTTCATAAGTGGATTCTTTGATAATATTCCATTTACTGCAACGATGCTGCCTGTGATAAAAATGCTTCCAGAAATTAATGTGAATCTTACAAATTTAACACCTTTCTGGTGGGGATTATCTTTGGGGGTTTGTTTTGGAGGAAATTTGACACCCATAGGAGCATCTGCTAATATTGTTGCAATAACCATGGTTTCAAAATATTCAAATTCTAAAATTACATTTAAAGATTATATGAAATTGGCGATAATACCATCACTTATATCGCTGGTAATTTCCATAGTATACGTTGAACTTAGGTATTTTTAA
- a CDS encoding calcium/sodium antiporter: MVFLWLVLGMILLIKGADWLVEGAVSIALNLGVSKLIVGLSVVAFGTSIPELVASVVSVLKGHSSVSISNVVGSNVANIGLCLAVGVLFSSVNIRKQTMRIEVPFMIISTFVFFSLLIRNGAYLLQWNDGIVFLSLMIVYIYYIVTSARDVIEEELESEIRGKYKTLTSVMLVLIGIAGVSLGGELTIRNVVEIAKMFGLSETFVGLTIVAIGTSLPELVVSITSIVKGEGDILVGNIVGSNIFNILLILGISSLIGNLTVDVRGYYIDLFVMIGIALLLLIFSFTRRKLTRVEGILLLSIYITYILYVFQRK; the protein is encoded by the coding sequence ATGGTTTTTTTGTGGTTGGTCCTGGGAATGATTTTATTGATCAAAGGTGCAGATTGGCTTGTTGAAGGAGCCGTTTCTATAGCTTTAAATTTAGGAGTTTCCAAGCTAATAGTAGGGCTTTCAGTTGTAGCTTTTGGGACATCAATTCCCGAGCTTGTTGCTTCTGTAGTTTCTGTATTAAAAGGTCACTCAAGTGTTTCTATTTCTAATGTTGTGGGAAGCAATGTGGCGAATATTGGGCTTTGTCTGGCTGTAGGTGTACTTTTTTCCTCTGTTAATATAAGAAAGCAAACAATGAGGATAGAGGTGCCTTTTATGATAATCTCAACATTTGTATTCTTTTCGCTCCTTATAAGAAACGGTGCTTATTTATTACAATGGAATGATGGAATTGTTTTTCTATCGCTTATGATAGTTTATATATATTACATAGTTACGTCTGCTCGGGATGTTATAGAAGAAGAGCTCGAAAGTGAAATAAGGGGTAAGTATAAAACATTAACTTCAGTAATGTTAGTTCTTATTGGAATTGCTGGTGTTTCGTTAGGAGGGGAATTAACCATTAGAAATGTTGTGGAAATTGCAAAAATGTTTGGACTCAGTGAAACATTTGTTGGTTTAACAATAGTTGCCATTGGAACTTCGCTTCCTGAATTAGTTGTAAGCATAACTTCCATTGTAAAGGGAGAAGGCGATATTTTAGTGGGTAATATAGTAGGAAGTAACATATTCAATATTCTTCTTATCCTTGGTATTAGCTCTCTTATTGGCAACCTTACTGTCGATGTGCGTGGTTATTATATAGATTTGTTTGTAATGATAGGGATTGCGCTTTTACTATTAATATTTTCTTTTACCAGGAGAAAACTCACACGTGTAGAAGGAATACTGCTTTTGAGTATTTACATTACGTATATTTTATACGTATTCCAGAGAAAATAA
- the guaB gene encoding IMP dehydrogenase yields the protein MKEALTFDDVLLVPKYSEILPNEVDVSTRLTRKIKLNIPLLSAAMDTVTEAELAKALAREGGIGIIHKNLSIEEQAHQVNIVKRTENGIIDDPITISPDVSVLDAERLMAEYKIGGLPVVDDSRKLIGLVTNRDIRFERNPQRPVKELMTPFEKLIYAEEGISLDEAREILHENKIEKLPIIKKDGTLSGLITIKDIKSVVEHPNASRDKKGRLLVGAAVGTSPDTLERVQALIDAGVDVIVVDTAHGHSKKVIETVQKIKSVFPDIQLIAGNIATEEGAEALINAGVDALKVGIGPGSICTTRIVAGIGVPQLTAIVDVVRIAREFDIPVIADGGIRFSGDIVKALAAGAETVMLGSIFAGTEEAPGETILYQGRKYKSYRGMGSLGAMSRGSADRYFQASNQKFIPEGIEGMVPYKGSVKDVVYQLIGGLKSGMGYIGAKNLKELYEKAEFVKITAASIKESHPHDVIITKEPPNYWSKGM from the coding sequence ATGAAAGAGGCCCTAACTTTTGATGATGTTTTGCTGGTACCTAAATACAGTGAAATATTGCCAAATGAGGTAGATGTGTCAACAAGGCTTACAAGAAAGATAAAGTTGAACATTCCATTACTGAGCGCTGCCATGGATACTGTTACAGAAGCAGAACTTGCAAAAGCTCTGGCTCGTGAAGGTGGAATTGGTATAATTCACAAAAATCTTTCTATTGAAGAGCAGGCTCATCAGGTAAATATAGTAAAAAGAACGGAAAATGGAATTATTGATGATCCAATCACAATTTCTCCAGATGTTAGTGTTTTAGATGCGGAAAGACTTATGGCCGAATACAAGATAGGTGGATTACCTGTGGTGGATGATTCGAGAAAGCTTATTGGTCTTGTAACAAACAGAGACATAAGATTCGAAAGAAATCCTCAGCGTCCTGTCAAAGAATTAATGACCCCATTTGAAAAATTAATTTACGCAGAAGAAGGAATTTCCCTTGATGAGGCTCGAGAGATATTGCATGAAAATAAAATAGAAAAATTACCCATTATAAAGAAAGATGGCACGTTGAGTGGATTGATAACAATAAAAGACATTAAAAGCGTTGTGGAACATCCAAATGCATCAAGAGATAAAAAGGGGCGTCTACTTGTTGGTGCGGCTGTAGGGACTTCACCTGACACACTGGAAAGAGTTCAGGCGTTAATAGACGCGGGAGTTGATGTAATAGTTGTTGATACAGCGCATGGTCATTCTAAAAAAGTCATTGAAACTGTTCAAAAGATAAAAAGTGTTTTTCCAGATATACAATTAATAGCGGGAAATATTGCTACAGAAGAAGGAGCAGAGGCTTTAATAAACGCAGGAGTTGATGCGCTAAAAGTGGGAATAGGACCTGGCTCAATATGTACCACGAGAATAGTAGCTGGAATTGGTGTGCCGCAGTTAACCGCAATAGTCGATGTTGTAAGGATTGCCAGAGAGTTTGATATTCCTGTAATTGCTGATGGCGGAATAAGGTTTTCTGGTGACATTGTGAAAGCTCTTGCAGCAGGTGCAGAAACAGTAATGCTTGGTAGTATATTTGCCGGTACAGAAGAAGCACCGGGAGAAACTATACTTTACCAGGGAAGAAAGTATAAATCCTATAGAGGAATGGGATCTCTTGGTGCAATGAGTCGCGGAAGTGCTGACAGATATTTCCAGGCTTCAAATCAAAAATTTATACCTGAAGGTATAGAAGGGATGGTTCCATATAAAGGTAGTGTAAAAGATGTTGTTTATCAACTTATAGGGGGCCTTAAATCTGGTATGGGCTATATAGGAGCGAAGAATTTGAAAGAATTGTATGAAAAAGCCGAGTTTGTTAAAATAACAGCAGCTTCAATCAAAGAAAGCCATCCTCACGATGTAATTATAACAAAAGAGCCACCAAATTACTGGAGTAAGGGGATGTAA